From one Lotus japonicus ecotype B-129 chromosome 3, LjGifu_v1.2 genomic stretch:
- the LOC130745051 gene encoding metacaspase-6-like yields the protein MDRMKSKEEIKVRNGKKKAVLIGLKHPRINTDIKGLIMRMKKNLIELRGFPENNITLLIEDEESSYVQPTQKNIISALCDLVYHANPDDILFIYLIAHGCKPGRMVTSDKLTLSDYFFGKLLGNRECTLTFVSDCQIEIERARKPICCSLSTEKSDTDTWIDPKDYYNNELIRKIIGHDPKFFKTDCKCFTSHSGNLSRVNILKDEKNEDVNKKRKRKRKWISTESRKSPHILAALFTPFVYDQNCTKKDRHERLLSDLPKLLFPPPEVASSRTTSPPCTEHTSYGGFTNVMLDIIEETHGQQ from the exons ATGGATCGGATGAAGTCAAAGGAAGAGATAAAGGTAAGGAACGGGAAGAAGAAGGCTGTGTTGATTGGATTGAAGCATCCACGAATTAACACGGATATCAAAGGACTCATTATGAGGATGAAAAAGAATCTCATTGAACTGCGTGGATTTCCAGAAAATAACATCACTCTCCTgattgaagatgaagaatccTCCTACGTTCAGCCCACtcaaaaaaacataataagtgCGTTGTGCGACCTGGTTTATCATGCTAACCCAGATGACATCCTCTTCATCTATCTCATAGCCCATGGATGCAAACCAGGAAGGATGGTTACTTCTGATAAACTAACTCTCTCAG ATTATTTTTTCGGAAAACTTCTTGGCAACCGGGAGTGTACTCTAACATTTGTATCAGATTGCCAAATTGAAATTGAACGTGCCAGGAAACCTATTTGTTGTAGTCTCTCAACAGAGAAATCAGATACAGATACCTGGATAGATCCTAAAGATTATTATAACAACGAGTTAATAAGAAAGATCATAGGGCATGATCCAAAGTTTTTCAAGACAGATTGTAAATGTTTTACTTCGCACTCGGGCAATTTGTCTCGTGTCAATATTCTTAAGGATGAGAAAAATGAAGATGTGaacaagaagaggaagaggaagagaaagtgGATTTCAACAGAAAGCAGAAAATCACCTCATATTCTTGCAGCTCTGTTCACTCCTTTCGTATACGACCAAAACTGCACGAAGAAAGATAGACACGAACGTCTTTTGAGTGATTTACCAAAATTACTCTTCCCCCCACCGGAGGTAGCTTCTTCCAGAACCACTTCACCTCCTTGCACGGAACACACATCATATGGAGGTTTTACCAATGTCATGCTCGATATAATTGAAGAGACTCATGGTCAG CAATGA